The following coding sequences are from one Phenylobacterium glaciei window:
- a CDS encoding endonuclease/exonuclease/phosphatase family protein has protein sequence MRLFRIAVTGLLAALMFAEGLASAVAALVAQAGRIAPRPDMLAHFAPFWLIGAAVVVAYGLLLAPRAMRTIFLTVGGVGVVASTALILPELTRPMSPRAPADAPHQIKLIQFNVWASNLEIDRTAQWIADQDADIVILEEARPAIRDAVLKRHPYNVVCKTCSVVIFSKAKATETDVPSEVQHGPRPSMARATFQDEAGDYTVLGLHYTWPTADGMQQAQGRMVSNVLNRLPKERMILTGDFNSTPWSFSRRREDAMFGLERRTKALFSWPAYLGAKVPFPFLPIDHVYAGKGWRTVSVKRGPRLGSDHYPVIVTLARAL, from the coding sequence ATGCGACTGTTCCGAATCGCCGTGACCGGCCTGCTGGCCGCCCTGATGTTCGCCGAGGGCCTGGCCAGCGCCGTGGCGGCCCTGGTCGCCCAGGCTGGGCGGATCGCGCCGCGGCCCGACATGCTGGCCCACTTCGCGCCGTTCTGGCTGATCGGCGCCGCCGTGGTCGTGGCCTATGGCCTGCTGTTGGCGCCGCGCGCGATGCGGACAATCTTCCTCACCGTGGGCGGGGTGGGGGTGGTGGCCAGCACTGCGCTGATCCTGCCGGAACTGACCCGGCCCATGAGCCCCCGCGCCCCGGCCGACGCGCCTCACCAGATCAAGCTGATCCAGTTCAACGTCTGGGCCAGCAACCTCGAGATCGACCGGACGGCCCAGTGGATCGCCGACCAGGACGCCGACATCGTCATCCTTGAGGAAGCCCGCCCCGCAATCCGCGACGCGGTGCTGAAACGCCACCCCTACAACGTGGTCTGCAAGACCTGCTCGGTGGTCATCTTCAGCAAGGCCAAGGCGACGGAGACCGACGTCCCCTCGGAGGTCCAGCACGGCCCCCGGCCCTCCATGGCGCGTGCGACCTTCCAGGACGAGGCAGGCGATTACACGGTCCTGGGCCTGCACTACACCTGGCCCACCGCCGACGGGATGCAGCAGGCCCAGGGCCGCATGGTCAGCAACGTGCTGAACCGGCTGCCCAAGGAGCGGATGATCCTGACCGGAGACTTCAACTCCACCCCCTGGTCGTTCTCACGGCGGCGGGAGGACGCGATGTTCGGGCTGGAACGACGGACCAAGGCGCTGTTCTCGTGGCCCGCCTATCTGGGCGCCAAGGTCCCCTTCCCGTTCCTGCCCATCGATCATGTCTATGCCGGCAAGGGCTGGCGGACGGTGAGCGTCAAGCGTGGCCCCCGGCTGGGTTCGGACCACTATCCGGTGATCGTCACCCTGGCGCGGGCCCTCTAG
- the queA gene encoding tRNA preQ1(34) S-adenosylmethionine ribosyltransferase-isomerase QueA, whose product MQLADFDFNLPDDNIALRPVSPRDSARMLRVTPGAPLADLRVSDLPDQLRAGDVLVLNDTRVINARLKGTRYRGEHQQACVATLHRRLSPSRWTAFMKPGKRLAVGDRVAFGETNDRACLLGVLDATITEKGEGGELTLSFDLAGPDLDAAIAERGAMPLPPYIAAKRAEDAQDRADYQTVYARDDGSVAAPTAGLHFTPELMARLRDKGVAIAFVTLHVGAGTFLPVKTDDLAHHRMHAEYGEVTEETASRLNAARAAGGRIVCVGTTSLRLLESATGEDGVVRPFAAETAIFITPGYRFRAVDGLMTNFHLPKSTLFMLVCAFAGYEAMHAAYAHAIATGYRFYSYGDASLLWRAEP is encoded by the coding sequence ATGCAACTTGCCGACTTCGACTTCAACCTGCCCGACGACAACATCGCCCTGCGGCCGGTCAGCCCCCGGGATTCCGCCCGCATGCTGCGCGTCACGCCCGGCGCGCCGCTGGCCGATCTGCGGGTGTCGGACCTGCCAGACCAGCTCCGCGCCGGCGATGTCCTGGTGCTGAACGACACCCGGGTGATCAACGCCCGCCTGAAGGGGACCCGCTATCGCGGCGAGCACCAGCAGGCCTGCGTGGCCACCCTGCACCGCCGCCTGTCCCCCAGCCGCTGGACCGCCTTCATGAAGCCCGGCAAGCGCCTGGCCGTGGGCGACCGCGTGGCCTTCGGCGAGACCAACGATCGCGCCTGCCTGCTGGGGGTGTTGGACGCCACCATCACCGAGAAGGGGGAGGGCGGCGAGCTGACCCTGTCCTTCGATCTCGCGGGCCCTGACCTCGACGCCGCCATCGCCGAGCGCGGCGCCATGCCCCTGCCGCCCTACATCGCCGCCAAGCGCGCGGAGGATGCCCAGGACCGCGCGGACTACCAGACCGTCTATGCCCGCGACGACGGCTCGGTGGCCGCCCCCACGGCGGGGCTGCACTTCACGCCCGAGCTTATGGCGCGCCTGCGGGACAAGGGCGTGGCCATCGCGTTCGTCACCCTGCACGTCGGCGCCGGCACCTTCCTGCCGGTGAAGACCGATGACCTGGCCCACCACAGGATGCACGCCGAATACGGTGAAGTGACGGAGGAAACCGCCTCCCGCCTCAACGCCGCGCGCGCCGCTGGCGGCCGCATCGTCTGCGTCGGCACCACCTCCCTGCGGCTGCTGGAAAGCGCCACCGGCGAGGATGGCGTCGTCCGCCCCTTCGCCGCCGAAACCGCCATCTTCATCACCCCCGGATACCGCTTCCGCGCGGTGGACGGCCTGATGACCAACTTCCACCTGCCCAAGTCGACCCTGTTCATGCTGGTCTGCGCCTTCGCGGGCTATGAGGCCATGCACGCCGCCTACGCCCACGCCATCGCCACGGGCTACCGGTTCTATTCCTACGGCGATGCGAGCCTGCTCTGGAGGGCTGAGCCTTGA
- the tgt gene encoding tRNA guanosine(34) transglycosylase Tgt: protein MSAFPFEITATQGKARTGVLKTARGDIRTPAFMPVGTAATVKALTVDQVASTGADIILGNTYHLMLRPGAERVARLGGLHNFMRWDKPILTDSGGFQVMSLSKIAKVTEQSVAFQSHIDGSKHILTPERSIEIQADLLGSDIVMQLDECVAWPAEENRARDAMLLSARWGQRSKAAFGERDRQALFGIQQGSTFEHLRRESAERLIETGFDGYALGGLAVGEGHEAMCEVLDYAPAMLPADRPRYLMGVGKPIDLVEAVARGVDMFDCVLPTRSGRHGQAWTWEGSVNLKNARFAEDDTPLDETNPCPASSHYSKAYLHHLVKSEEILGQVLLSWHNIAFFQALTQAMRDAISEGRFEQFRKDFKSRQQA from the coding sequence TTGAGCGCCTTCCCCTTCGAGATCACCGCCACGCAGGGCAAGGCCCGCACCGGGGTGCTGAAGACCGCCCGCGGCGACATCCGCACGCCGGCCTTCATGCCCGTGGGCACGGCGGCCACCGTCAAGGCGCTGACCGTTGATCAGGTGGCCTCCACCGGCGCCGACATCATCCTGGGCAACACCTATCACCTGATGCTGCGGCCGGGCGCCGAGCGGGTGGCGCGCCTGGGCGGCCTGCACAACTTCATGCGCTGGGATAAACCCATCCTCACCGATAGCGGCGGCTTCCAGGTGATGAGCCTGTCGAAGATCGCCAAGGTCACCGAGCAGTCTGTGGCCTTCCAGAGCCATATCGACGGCTCCAAGCACATCCTGACCCCGGAACGCTCCATCGAGATTCAGGCCGATTTGCTGGGCTCCGACATCGTCATGCAGCTGGACGAATGCGTCGCCTGGCCGGCCGAGGAGAACCGCGCGCGCGACGCCATGCTGCTGTCGGCCCGCTGGGGCCAGCGCTCCAAGGCCGCCTTCGGCGAGCGCGACCGCCAGGCCCTGTTCGGCATCCAGCAGGGCTCCACCTTCGAGCACCTGCGCCGCGAGTCCGCTGAGCGCCTGATCGAGACTGGCTTCGACGGCTACGCCCTGGGCGGCCTGGCGGTCGGGGAGGGGCATGAGGCCATGTGCGAGGTGCTGGACTATGCCCCTGCCATGCTGCCCGCCGACCGGCCGCGCTATCTGATGGGGGTGGGCAAGCCCATCGACCTGGTGGAGGCCGTGGCCCGGGGCGTGGACATGTTCGACTGCGTCCTGCCCACCCGCTCGGGCCGCCACGGCCAGGCCTGGACCTGGGAGGGCTCGGTCAACCTGAAGAACGCCCGCTTCGCCGAGGACGACACCCCGCTGGACGAGACCAATCCCTGTCCGGCCTCGAGCCACTATTCCAAGGCCTATCTGCACCACCTGGTGAAGTCCGAGGAGATCCTCGGCCAGGTCCTGCTCTCCTGGCACAACATCGCCTTCTTCCAGGCCCTGACCCAGGCCATGCGCGACGCCATTTCGGAAGGCCGGTTCGAGCAGTTCCGGAAGGACTTCAAAAGCCGCCAGCAGGCGTAG
- a CDS encoding RcnB family protein yields the protein MKRAIAAALALSLLGGTAAMAQPSQYRGDYQNQYQLGSEDDRYDDGDSGRYGDGWYDNRDGRYDNRDDRDDDRDDRYHDRRDDRRGNHYGHAYGHQHHNGGHSWRRGERLPREYRNSNYYVSDYRRYGLRQPPAGYQWMRAGNEYVLASLINGLIAQVLSNGYGR from the coding sequence ATGAAACGCGCAATCGCCGCCGCCCTCGCGCTCTCCCTGCTGGGCGGCACGGCCGCCATGGCGCAGCCGTCGCAGTATCGCGGTGACTATCAGAACCAGTATCAACTGGGCTCTGAGGACGACCGCTATGACGACGGCGACAGCGGCCGGTACGGCGACGGTTGGTATGACAACCGCGATGGTCGCTACGACAATCGCGATGATCGCGACGACGACCGCGATGATCGCTACCATGACCGTCGGGATGATCGCCGGGGCAACCACTATGGCCATGCCTATGGTCATCAGCACCACAACGGCGGCCATTCGTGGCGCCGGGGCGAACGCCTGCCGAGGGAATATCGCAATTCCAACTACTATGTGAGCGACTACCGCCGTTACGGCCTGCGCCAGCCGCCAGCTGGCTACCAATGGATGCGTGCCGGTAACGAGTATGTACTCGCCTCGCTGATTAACGGCCTGATCGCTCAGGTGTTGAGCAACGGATACGGTCGCTAG
- the cysT gene encoding sulfate ABC transporter permease subunit CysT: MTAKALTTTPAVARRPFIRRRSAIPGFALSLGVTIALLSTIVLIPMLAVGLKATQQSLPDFLDAAFSQRALAAYRLSFGAAFIAALINGVFGLITAWALVRYEFPGKGVLNALIDLPFALPTAVAGIALAALYAENGWVGSLVAPLGWKIAFTPLGVVVALTFIGLPFVVRTVEPVMRDLSADVEEAAASLGANRLDTITRVILPALAPAWLTGFALAFARGIGEYGSVIFIAGNMPYKSEIAPLLIIIELEQYDYAGAATIAVVMLAASFLMLFVINGIQGWARERSA; encoded by the coding sequence ATGACCGCCAAGGCCCTGACGACGACGCCCGCCGTGGCGCGCCGGCCATTCATTCGGCGTCGGTCGGCGATTCCCGGGTTTGCGCTCAGCCTGGGCGTCACCATCGCCCTGCTCTCCACCATCGTCCTGATCCCGATGCTGGCGGTCGGCCTCAAGGCGACACAACAGAGCCTGCCTGACTTCCTGGACGCCGCCTTCTCGCAGCGTGCGCTGGCCGCCTACCGCCTGTCCTTCGGCGCGGCCTTCATCGCCGCCCTGATCAACGGCGTCTTCGGCCTGATCACCGCGTGGGCCCTTGTCCGTTACGAGTTTCCCGGCAAGGGCGTGCTCAACGCCCTGATCGACCTTCCCTTCGCCCTGCCCACCGCGGTGGCCGGTATCGCCCTGGCGGCCCTCTATGCCGAGAATGGCTGGGTGGGGTCGCTGGTGGCGCCGCTCGGCTGGAAGATCGCCTTCACGCCGCTCGGCGTCGTCGTGGCGCTCACCTTCATCGGCCTGCCTTTCGTGGTGCGCACCGTCGAGCCGGTCATGCGTGACCTCTCGGCTGACGTGGAGGAGGCCGCCGCCAGCCTCGGTGCGAACCGCCTCGACACCATCACCCGCGTCATCCTGCCGGCCCTGGCGCCCGCCTGGCTGACCGGCTTCGCGCTCGCCTTCGCGCGCGGCATCGGGGAGTACGGCTCGGTGATCTTCATCGCCGGCAACATGCCCTACAAGTCCGAGATCGCGCCGCTGCTGATCATCATCGAGCTGGAGCAGTACGACTATGCCGGCGCCGCCACCATCGCGGTGGTCATGCTGGCCGCCTCGTTCCTGATGCTGTTCGTCATCAATGGCATCCAGGGCTGGGCGCGGGAGCGGTCGGCATGA
- the cysW gene encoding sulfate ABC transporter permease subunit CysW: MTPRNATEDAPWVKVVILAVMALFLAFVLLLPMVSVFYEALRRGWRPALEAIQNPDAVSAIKLTLITAAVTVPFNAFFGVCAAWAVAKHNFPGKSFLITLIDLPFSVSPVVAGLIYVMVFGAQGWFGDWLIDHDIKIIFAIPGIILATIFVTFPFIARELIPLMQEQGVDEEEAAVSLGASGLRTFWSVTAPNIRWGLLYGVLLCNARAMGEFGAVSVVSGHIRGLTNTMPLHVEILYNEYDFVGAFAVAALLCALAIVTLALKTLLEMVQPQSRPARH; the protein is encoded by the coding sequence ATGACCCCGCGCAACGCCACCGAGGATGCCCCCTGGGTCAAGGTCGTGATCCTGGCCGTCATGGCCCTGTTCCTGGCCTTCGTCCTGCTGCTGCCCATGGTCTCGGTCTTCTATGAGGCCCTGCGCCGGGGCTGGCGGCCGGCTCTGGAGGCGATCCAGAACCCCGACGCCGTCTCGGCCATTAAGCTGACCCTGATCACCGCCGCCGTCACCGTGCCCTTCAACGCCTTCTTCGGCGTCTGCGCGGCCTGGGCCGTGGCCAAGCACAACTTCCCGGGCAAGAGCTTCCTGATCACCCTGATCGACCTGCCGTTCTCGGTCTCGCCCGTCGTGGCCGGCCTCATCTACGTCATGGTGTTCGGCGCCCAGGGCTGGTTCGGCGACTGGCTGATCGACCACGACATCAAGATCATTTTCGCCATCCCCGGCATCATCCTGGCCACCATCTTCGTCACCTTCCCCTTCATCGCCCGCGAGCTGATTCCGCTGATGCAGGAGCAGGGGGTGGACGAGGAGGAGGCGGCCGTCTCGTTGGGCGCGTCTGGCCTGCGCACCTTCTGGAGCGTCACGGCGCCCAATATCCGCTGGGGCCTGCTCTACGGCGTCCTGCTCTGCAACGCGCGCGCGATGGGGGAGTTCGGCGCGGTCTCGGTGGTCTCGGGTCACATCCGCGGCCTGACCAACACCATGCCGTTGCATGTGGAGATCCTCTACAACGAGTATGACTTCGTCGGCGCCTTCGCCGTCGCCGCCCTGCTCTGCGCCCTGGCCATCGTTACGCTCGCCCTGAAGACCCTGCTCGAGATGGTTCAGCCGCAGTCGCGGCCGGCCCGTCACTGA
- a CDS encoding sulfate/molybdate ABC transporter ATP-binding protein: MTISIRSVEKTFGRYPALNGVSLEIADGELLALLGPSGSGKTTLLRAIAGLEFPEKGQILFDDADMTYASAAARQVGFVFQQYALFRHMTLAKNIAFGLDVRKGAAKPPKAEITKRVEDLLALVELPGLGKRYPAQLSGGQRQRVALARALAVSPSVLLLDEPFGALDATVRKSLRKELRRIHDATGVTTIFVTHDQEEALELADRVAILNHGVIEQVGTPQEVHDHPVGAFVAGFVGEATRLEGDVRAGRFQGDEIALPAQGTADGDAVAFIRPHDLIRAPAGQESFFITIDRINLQGPVAQIEGRTPGGQRIEAAFERNSADGLRNGDKLGLTAHKAYVFSA; encoded by the coding sequence ATGACCATTTCCATCCGCTCGGTGGAGAAGACCTTCGGCCGCTACCCGGCCCTCAATGGCGTCAGCCTTGAGATCGCCGACGGCGAGCTGCTGGCCCTGCTCGGTCCCTCGGGTTCGGGTAAGACCACCCTGCTGCGCGCCATCGCCGGCCTGGAGTTCCCCGAGAAGGGCCAGATCCTGTTCGACGACGCCGACATGACCTATGCCAGCGCCGCAGCGCGCCAGGTGGGGTTTGTTTTCCAGCAGTACGCCCTGTTCCGCCACATGACCCTGGCCAAGAACATCGCCTTCGGCCTCGACGTCCGCAAGGGCGCGGCCAAGCCGCCCAAGGCCGAGATCACCAAGCGCGTCGAGGACCTGCTGGCCCTCGTAGAGCTGCCGGGCCTGGGCAAACGCTACCCAGCCCAGCTCTCCGGCGGTCAGCGGCAGCGGGTGGCTCTGGCCCGCGCGCTGGCCGTCAGCCCCAGCGTCCTGTTGCTCGACGAGCCCTTCGGCGCCCTGGACGCCACGGTGCGCAAGTCGCTCCGCAAGGAACTACGCCGCATCCACGACGCCACCGGTGTCACCACCATCTTCGTCACCCACGACCAGGAAGAAGCCCTCGAGCTGGCCGACCGCGTGGCCATTCTCAACCACGGCGTCATCGAACAGGTGGGCACGCCGCAGGAGGTCCATGACCATCCGGTCGGCGCCTTCGTGGCCGGCTTCGTGGGCGAGGCCACCCGCCTGGAGGGGGATGTCAGGGCCGGGCGTTTCCAGGGCGACGAGATCGCGCTGCCGGCCCAGGGGACCGCCGACGGCGACGCCGTCGCCTTCATCCGGCCGCATGACCTGATCCGCGCCCCGGCCGGCCAGGAAAGCTTCTTCATCACCATCGATCGCATCAATTTGCAGGGCCCGGTGGCCCAGATCGAGGGTCGAACGCCGGGCGGCCAGCGCATCGAGGCGGCCTTCGAGCGCAACTCCGCGGACGGTCTGAGGAACGGCGACAAGCTCGGCCTGACCGCTCATAAGGCATACGTCTTTAGCGCGTAG
- a CDS encoding transglutaminase family protein has translation MLLEVRHVTQYHYAAEVRESVMELWMQPQKGVRQRLVSFELELDPPAQLFSYADAFGNAVYHFDVPQPHDRLNILARSAVETQPTTPLPNALDTGEWDRLKSDFVRGENFDFLHHHGFAVETQALKAFVAETGIEQLRVRDPLSAVRELSTIIYQSFGYEAGVTDAESPIDLALKAKRGVCQDFAHIMIAICRSWGIPARYVSGYLFTDRKGGDRSDPDATHAWVEVFLPSLRWVGLDPTNNVEAGERHIAAAVGRDYNDVPPSRGVYKGEAESQLAVGVSVRRAKAALTEPEFIRVAQPSFSRAGRRRGPPGSLQYDQQQQQQQ, from the coding sequence ATGCTTTTGGAAGTGCGCCACGTCACCCAGTACCACTACGCCGCCGAGGTGCGCGAAAGCGTCATGGAGCTGTGGATGCAGCCCCAGAAGGGTGTTCGGCAACGCCTGGTGAGCTTCGAGCTGGAGCTGGACCCGCCGGCCCAGCTGTTCTCCTACGCCGACGCCTTCGGCAACGCGGTGTACCATTTCGACGTGCCCCAGCCGCACGACCGGCTGAACATCCTGGCCCGCTCGGCGGTGGAGACCCAGCCCACCACCCCCCTGCCCAACGCCCTGGACACCGGCGAGTGGGACCGGCTGAAGAGCGACTTCGTGCGCGGCGAGAACTTCGACTTCCTGCACCACCACGGCTTCGCGGTGGAGACCCAGGCGCTGAAAGCTTTCGTGGCCGAGACGGGGATCGAGCAGCTTCGGGTCCGCGATCCGCTCAGCGCCGTGCGCGAGCTGTCGACCATCATCTACCAGTCCTTCGGCTATGAGGCGGGCGTCACCGACGCCGAGAGCCCCATCGACCTGGCGCTCAAGGCCAAGCGCGGGGTTTGCCAGGACTTCGCCCACATCATGATCGCCATCTGCCGGTCGTGGGGGATCCCTGCCCGCTACGTCTCGGGCTACCTGTTCACCGATCGCAAGGGCGGCGACCGCTCCGATCCGGACGCCACCCATGCCTGGGTCGAGGTCTTCCTACCTTCTCTGCGCTGGGTCGGACTGGATCCCACCAACAATGTGGAGGCCGGCGAGCGTCACATCGCCGCCGCCGTGGGGCGCGACTACAACGACGTGCCGCCGTCGCGCGGGGTCTATAAGGGCGAGGCCGAAAGTCAGCTGGCGGTGGGCGTGTCGGTGCGGCGCGCCAAGGCGGCCCTGACCGAACCGGAGTTCATACGTGTGGCCCAGCCGTCCTTCAGCCGCGCCGGACGCCGCCGCGGCCCGCCCGGCTCCCTACAGTACGACCAGCAGCAGCAACAGCAGCAATAG
- a CDS encoding alpha-E domain-containing protein — MMLARVADSLYWMGRYVERAEHMCRLSDVMLNATLDRSDAATQVARIVLAAVGDSDLEKAKTPYEAARALALDREDGRSITTSIARARENARQVRDQITTETWERLNLIYLRVTGPGAAKAFNDGSSAFLHDIIADLHLFRGAADATMSHGEGWRFLLLGMYLERAQLNGRLLEVFFGDARKRPITDHFALTSLLRMSCALEPYLRRYTADVRPELILEFLMFDEDFPRSIRFSTARIEEHLSAASRYVDAGHAGPERLAGRLKARLQYADVENIELGGAGALLTTVLDECAAIHTAIYDTFVAYSLEMRLPA; from the coding sequence ATGATGCTCGCCCGGGTGGCCGACAGCCTCTACTGGATGGGGCGCTACGTGGAGCGCGCCGAGCACATGTGCCGGCTGTCGGACGTGATGCTGAACGCCACCCTGGACCGCAGCGACGCCGCCACCCAGGTGGCGCGCATCGTGTTGGCCGCCGTCGGCGACAGCGATCTTGAAAAGGCCAAGACGCCCTATGAGGCCGCCCGCGCCCTGGCGCTGGACCGCGAGGACGGCCGGTCCATCACCACCTCCATTGCCCGCGCCCGCGAGAACGCCCGGCAGGTGCGCGACCAGATCACCACCGAGACCTGGGAGCGGCTGAACCTGATCTACCTGCGGGTCACCGGGCCTGGCGCGGCCAAGGCCTTCAACGACGGCTCCTCGGCCTTCCTGCACGACATCATCGCCGACCTGCACCTGTTCCGCGGGGCGGCCGACGCCACCATGAGCCACGGCGAGGGCTGGCGGTTCCTGCTGCTGGGCATGTACCTGGAGCGGGCCCAGTTGAACGGCCGGCTGCTGGAGGTGTTCTTCGGCGACGCTCGCAAACGCCCGATCACCGACCACTTCGCGCTCACCAGCCTGCTGCGGATGAGTTGCGCCCTGGAGCCCTATCTGCGGCGCTACACCGCCGACGTGCGGCCCGAGCTGATCCTGGAATTCCTGATGTTCGATGAGGACTTCCCCCGCTCGATCCGGTTCTCCACCGCGCGCATCGAGGAACACCTCTCGGCCGCCAGCCGCTATGTGGACGCCGGTCACGCCGGGCCCGAGCGCCTGGCCGGCCGCCTGAAGGCGCGCCTGCAATATGCCGATGTCGAGAACATAGAGCTGGGCGGCGCGGGCGCCCTGCTCACCACCGTGCTGGACGAATGCGCGGCGATCCATACGGCGATCTACGACACCTTCGTCGCCTATTCCCTCGAGATGCGGTTGCCAGCCTGA
- a CDS encoding circularly permuted type 2 ATP-grasp protein gives MLTLAGEVRSHYTGLDERIATLASEDMAERQRTLERFFLLQGITFTVYGAESSTERIIPTDLLPRIIPAEEWATIEKGLTQRLKALNMFLADIYGEQQILMDGVVPRDLVLMAPSYRREMQNLYVPHQAYANVCGSDLIRQPDGAFAVLEDNLRVPSGVSYMLANREASKRTFPGTFRASNVRPIDRYPDLLLSTLKGMAADWRPNPQVVVLTPGVYNSAYYEHAYLARLMGAPLVEGRDLVVHDNMVYMRTTTGLRRIDVIYRRVDDDFIDPLTFRRDSGLGVAGLFNAYRAGNVVICNAPGTGVADDKAVYAYVPEIIKYYLGEDAILPNIETFLCREPAQLSHVLANLDKLVVKAVGASGGYGMLIGPHASAKERSDFADALRADPANYIAQPTIQLSTAPCLIDGEIDPRHVDLRPFILSGEKITVTPGALTRVALKKGSLVVNSSQGGGSKDTWILAGDTEEAQP, from the coding sequence ATGCTTACTCTGGCCGGTGAAGTCCGCTCCCACTACACGGGACTGGACGAGCGGATCGCCACCCTGGCGTCCGAGGACATGGCCGAACGCCAGCGGACGCTGGAGCGGTTCTTCCTGCTGCAGGGTATCACCTTCACCGTCTACGGGGCCGAGAGCTCCACCGAACGGATCATCCCCACCGACCTGCTGCCGCGCATCATCCCGGCCGAGGAATGGGCGACCATCGAGAAGGGCCTGACCCAGCGCCTCAAGGCGCTGAACATGTTCCTGGCCGACATCTACGGCGAACAGCAGATCCTGATGGACGGGGTGGTGCCGCGCGACCTGGTGCTGATGGCCCCCTCCTATCGCCGGGAGATGCAGAACCTCTATGTGCCGCACCAGGCCTACGCCAATGTCTGCGGCTCTGACCTGATCCGCCAGCCGGACGGCGCCTTCGCGGTGCTGGAGGACAATCTGCGGGTGCCCTCGGGCGTCTCCTACATGCTGGCCAACCGCGAGGCGTCCAAGCGGACCTTCCCCGGCACCTTCCGCGCCTCGAACGTGCGGCCCATCGACCGCTATCCCGACCTGTTGCTCTCGACCCTCAAGGGCATGGCGGCCGACTGGCGGCCCAACCCCCAGGTCGTGGTGCTGACGCCCGGCGTCTACAACTCGGCCTATTACGAGCATGCCTATCTGGCCCGACTGATGGGGGCGCCCCTGGTGGAGGGCCGCGACCTCGTGGTCCATGACAACATGGTCTACATGCGGACCACGACGGGGCTGCGCCGCATCGACGTGATCTATCGCCGGGTGGACGACGACTTCATCGACCCCCTCACCTTCCGCCGCGATTCCGGGCTGGGGGTCGCGGGCCTGTTCAACGCCTACCGGGCCGGCAATGTGGTGATCTGCAACGCGCCGGGCACCGGGGTCGCCGACGACAAGGCGGTCTACGCCTACGTCCCGGAGATCATCAAATACTACCTGGGCGAGGACGCCATCCTGCCCAATATCGAGACCTTCCTCTGCCGCGAACCGGCCCAGCTGAGCCACGTCCTGGCCAACCTGGACAAGCTGGTGGTCAAGGCCGTGGGCGCCTCTGGGGGCTACGGCATGCTGATCGGACCGCACGCCAGCGCCAAGGAGCGCAGCGATTTCGCCGACGCCCTGCGCGCCGACCCGGCCAACTACATCGCCCAGCCCACCATCCAGTTGTCCACCGCCCCCTGCCTGATCGACGGCGAGATCGACCCGAGGCACGTCGATCTGCGGCCCTTCATCCTGTCGGGGGAGAAGATCACCGTGACCCCGGGGGCGCTGACCCGCGTGGCCCTGAAGAAGGGCTCCCTGGTGGTGAACTCCAGCCAGGGCGGCGGATCGAAGGACACCTGGATCCTGGCCGGCGACACCGAGGAGGCTCAGCCATGA